Below is a window of Gemmatimonadales bacterium DNA.
AGCGCCCACGCAACATGGCGACGCCCGCGGCCAACCATACCGCGACCTTGTCCCTTGAGTGCCGACTGCGGGTTGGCGTGTGCCGAGCGCCACGCAGGTGCCAACCCGAGGAAGAGGCCGCTGATCAGTGCCGCCAGCGTCGTGAACGCGAGCACCCGTCGATCGATGGCCAGATCGAGCCACGCAGCGCGGCCACCGACGGAAAGGAAGTTCGTCAGCAACTGCGCGCCCCATCGCGCGAAGAGCACGCCAAGAGCTGCGCCAAGCATCGAAAGGAGCATCGCCTCGGTGAGCATTAGGCGAATGAGGCGTCCGCGACTTGCACCCAGCGCGAGCCGTGTCGCCAGTTCGTGCTGCCGCACGGTAGCGCGAGCCAGAAGGAGGTTCGCGACATTCGTGCAGGCGATGAGCAGCACCAGTGCCACGACGACCATCAGGAGGCGAAGCGCACCGGCGTATTGCAGGCGCAGCTCGGAGAAACCGTTGGCAGCGGGTTCGACTTCGAGCCGGCGCTTGAGATATCTCGCCTGGCCGTCGGGCTGCATGTGCTGCGGCACCGTCGCCTGGAAGACCCCGGTTGCGAATCCGGCGAGGAGCGCATCGGTCTGCGCGACTGTGGCACCTGCCCTCGGCCGGGCCATGATGTTCAGCCACCAGACGCTGCGATCGTCGAGGGCGTTCTGCGGTGCATCGACGGCCGGTTCACTGCAGATCGGCACGTAGAGTTCCGATTGCCGCCCGACGTCCAGGCCGAAAAAGGCGCGATTGACCACGCCGACGACGGTGAACGCGTGGGAGTTGATCATCAGGCGCTTCCCGATCGCGTCCTGTGCGCCTCCGAACTCGGTTTGCCAGAGTCCGTAGCCGAGCACGGCGATGGCGGGACAGCCGGGGACGTCGTCGGCGTGCACGATAGTGCGTCCCACTATCGCCGCCACGCCGAGCGAGGCGAAGTAGTCGCCGCTGATCCACTCACCCGCGACCGGGCGCGCTTCACCGCCCTGCGCAAGGTTGAACCGGTCCGGTCCGTACGCGAACGCGCTGGCGTAGAGTTCGGGATGACCGCGCAGCTGTTCCCAGACCGGGTTGGTGAAGACGTCGCCCCCGTCCTTCCCCATCGTCACCTTGAGCAGCGTCTCGGGATGGTTCACCGGTAACGACCTGAGAATCACCGCGTTGATCAGCGTGAAAATCGCGGTGTTGGCGCCGATGCCGAGCCCGAGGGAAAGGACCGCGACGATGGCGAAGCCGCGATTGGAGCGAAGCGCGCGCGCGGCCTGACGCAGGTCGGCGAGGAGCGCATCGAGCCAGATCAGGATGTCGGCGTCGCGTGTCCGATCCTTTATCACGCCGCGATTGCCGAAGCGCCGGCGAGCCTTTCGCCGCGCCTCTGCCTCCGGCATGCCGGAGGCGACCAGCTCGTCCACGCGTTCAGCAAGATGAAATCCGATTTCGCGATCGAGATCACGCGAGTGGCGATCGGACCGGAGCAGATTGGTGAGTCGTCGATACCACGCCATGCGCGCCTCCGGTTGTGCCAGTCGGTGTCAGGCGTAACGCAGGACGCGTTGCACGCCGTCGGTCAGCCGGGCCCAGCTTTCCTGCTCGCGAGCGAGCTGGCGCTTCCCGGCGGCGGTGAGCGTGTAGTAGCGCGCCTGGCGATTCTTTTCGGTGGTGCCCCATTCGGCTCGCACCCAGCCGTCCTGCTCCATCCGATGGAGTGCCGGATAGAGCGACCCTTCCTCGACGCGGAGGAGATCGGACGACGCGGCCTGTATGTGCGCGGTGATGGCGTACCCATGCATCTCGCCGCACGCAGCGAGTGTCTTGAGCACGAGCAGGGCGAGGGTGCCCTGGAG
It encodes the following:
- a CDS encoding ABC transporter permease, with product MAWYRRLTNLLRSDRHSRDLDREIGFHLAERVDELVASGMPEAEARRKARRRFGNRGVIKDRTRDADILIWLDALLADLRQAARALRSNRGFAIVAVLSLGLGIGANTAIFTLINAVILRSLPVNHPETLLKVTMGKDGGDVFTNPVWEQLRGHPELYASAFAYGPDRFNLAQGGEARPVAGEWISGDYFASLGVAAIVGRTIVHADDVPGCPAIAVLGYGLWQTEFGGAQDAIGKRLMINSHAFTVVGVVNRAFFGLDVGRQSELYVPICSEPAVDAPQNALDDRSVWWLNIMARPRAGATVAQTDALLAGFATGVFQATVPQHMQPDGQARYLKRRLEVEPAANGFSELRLQYAGALRLLMVVVALVLLIACTNVANLLLARATVRQHELATRLALGASRGRLIRLMLTEAMLLSMLGAALGVLFARWGAQLLTNFLSVGGRAAWLDLAIDRRVLAFTTLAALISGLFLGLAPAWRSAHANPQSALKGQGRGMVGRGRRHVAWALVAGQVALSFVLLTSAGLLLNSFRNLTSTSGGFRREGVLLADVELTDTNAAFRTTVLERLRAVAGVRSAAFSSMTPLANHGENTFLVADGYHPLRKQDARSWVNYVSPGYFSTLGTRLLRGRDIGAADHAGSPQVALVTRSVARQLFGSADPIGKEFRRAIRDHESAPFEVIGVVEDSRFASLRDTAGMVIYLPAAQVDRPLGSFTVELRSDVAPGSLVSGVKSVMAELSPTASLQFTTLSEQVARSLNLDRLLTTLATFFGGLALLLALIGLYGTVSYTIARRKNEIGIRIALGAARGGVLRMAVGEVGVVVVAGLGIGMLLAVAATRLIAPFLFGLTASDPGTWISCAGVLLGVAMPAAAAPAWRAARMDPMTALREE
- a CDS encoding PadR family transcriptional regulator — translated: MTRRQKNDILQGTLALLVLKTLAACGEMHGYAITAHIQAASSDLLRVEEGSLYPALHRMEQDGWVRAEWGTTEKNRQARYYTLTAAGKRQLAREQESWARLTDGVQRVLRYA